A region of Mauremys mutica isolate MM-2020 ecotype Southern chromosome 2, ASM2049712v1, whole genome shotgun sequence DNA encodes the following proteins:
- the LOC123364536 gene encoding C-C chemokine receptor type 8-like, protein MTLTSPFPNATEYNYVYEEDTSPCSEGNGFRRFKSLFLPIVYCLVFVFCLVGNALVICVLLTRKKVTTMTDVCLLNLAISDLLFVVPLPFQAHYASEEWIFGNAACKMMAGIYYIGFYSSIFFITFMSIDRYIAIVHAVYAMRVRTATCGKIISLLLWMTAGLAAIPNMVFNQKVKIEQSLECVPKYPPGQETWRFFTQFEVNILGLLIPLSILIYCYSHILKNLQSCKNRNKIKAIKLIFIIVVIFFLFWAPFNIVLFLDSLQNLHIINDCKTSQRLMLALQLTESISFIHCCLNPVIYAFAGEMFKAHLKKIFQTCIRRISSSNSANHSHSFPTQVLGYSDSDRVL, encoded by the coding sequence ATGACTCTTACAAGCCCTTTTCCAAATGCCACAGAATATAACTATGTGTATGAGGAAGATACCTCTCCTTGCAGTGAAGGCAATGGTTTCAGAAGGTTTAAATCACTGTTTCTTCCAATAGTTTACTGTCTGGTGTTTGTCTTCTGCCTGGTGGGAAATGCCTTGGTCATATGTGTACTTTTGACCAGGAAGAAAGTCACCACCATGACCGATGTGTGCTTGCTCAACCTTGCAATCTCTGACCTGCTCTTTGTTGTCCCCCTCCCATTTCAAGCTCACTATGCTTCAGAAGAATGGATTTTCGGAAATGCAGCGTGTAAAATGATGGCTGGCATTTATTACATAGGCTTTTACAGTAGCATTTTCTTTATAACCTTCATGAGCATAGACAGGTACATAGCAATCGTTCATGCTGTCTATGCGATGAGAGTTCGGACAGCCACCTGTGGCAAAATTATAAGCCTACTCCTGTGGATGACGGCTGGTTTGGCTGCCATACCAAATATGGTGTTTAACCAAAAAGTGAAAATTGAACAGTCTCTCGAGTGTGTCCCCAAATATCCTCCAGGCCAAGAGACCTGGCGATTTTTCACTCAGTTTGAAGTCAACATCTTGGGCCTTTTGATCCCACTCAGCATCCTCATTTACTGCTACTCCCACATCCTAAAAAATCTGCAGAGCTGCAAAAACCGGAACAAGATCAAAGCCATCAAGCTGATTTTCATCATCGTGGtcatctttttccttttctggGCTCCCTTCAACATTGTGCTTTTTCTAGACTCTCTGCAGAACTTGCACATCATCAATGACTGCAAGACAAGCCAAAGGCTTATGCTGGCCCTGCAGCTGACCGAATCAATCTCCTTCATCCACTGCTGCCTGAATCCAGTGATCTATGCTTTTGCTGGCGAGATGTTTAAAGCTCACCttaaaaaaatattccaaaccTGCATCCGTCGCATTTCTAGTAGCAATTCAGCCAATCATTCTCACTCCTTCCCCACTCAAGTATTAGGCTATTCTGATAGTGAcagagttctgtaa